A section of the Candidatus Bathyarchaeota archaeon genome encodes:
- a CDS encoding AbrB/MazE/SpoVT family DNA-binding domain-containing protein → MVEAETVTVSSKGQVTLPSKLRRRLKITKGEKLLIVNEDNIIKLVPVPKLSKLAGADEELFAHRKPSEELKSMRKEWTTEFDKRIQEL, encoded by the coding sequence TTGGTTGAAGCAGAGACTGTAACTGTTTCTTCAAAAGGACAGGTAACTCTCCCCTCAAAACTACGAAGACGCCTAAAAATAACCAAAGGCGAAAAACTCTTAATCGTTAACGAAGACAACATAATTAAACTGGTTCCTGTCCCAAAATTATCCAAGCTTGCGGGTGCCGATGAGGAATTATTCGCTCATAGAAAACCCTCGGAAGAACTAAAATCCATGCGCAAAGAGTGGACAACAGAATTTGACAAACGAATCCAAGAACTGTAG
- a CDS encoding PIN domain-containing protein has protein sequence MTNESKNCRLLLDTKPLIKLFAKEQGWEAVQNIILQIENGEIDAAISVVTLTEIYYKYLHEKRPDLAKARVEALKYATYIEKIGIDEKIAIKAGDFKGKYRIPISDSLIAATAYYSGAITVTDDDDFKQISEITVLSEKEFLSSKKQR, from the coding sequence TTGACAAACGAATCCAAGAACTGTAGATTACTGCTGGACACAAAGCCGTTGATTAAACTCTTCGCAAAAGAACAAGGTTGGGAAGCAGTACAAAATATCATCCTGCAAATAGAAAATGGAGAAATAGACGCAGCCATAAGCGTAGTTACATTAACGGAGATCTATTACAAATATTTGCACGAAAAAAGGCCCGATTTAGCCAAAGCAAGAGTTGAAGCCCTAAAGTATGCGACTTACATAGAAAAAATTGGCATCGACGAAAAAATAGCGATAAAAGCAGGCGACTTTAAAGGAAAATACCGCATCCCCATATCAGACTCACTGATAGCCGCAACGGCATACTACAGCGGCGCCATCACAGTAACTGACGACGATGACTTCAAGCAAATCTCTGAAATAACCGTGTTAAGTGAAAAAGAGTTTCTTTCCTCCAAAAAACAACGTTAA
- a CDS encoding CehA/McbA family metallohydrolase: MTIQIRADLHVHTTYSNDSLITPKDLVFYAKKRGLNACAVTDHNFLDGAFKIAKETDFLIIPGMEVSSAHGHIVALNVKEPVPRGLSATETVERIHKAGGIAIACHPYVFFKGCLRNNVCEAFDAIEVINARAFPFGSSVRKAQEAAERFRLSRVAGTDAHYGPQIGYGYTEIEASAPTVEAVVEAIVEGRCSPHGQRVPVYLNAAQTVMRFKRMVKKLSHV; this comes from the coding sequence GTGACGATACAAATAAGAGCCGACCTCCACGTTCACACCACTTACTCAAATGACTCGCTAATCACACCCAAAGACCTCGTCTTCTACGCAAAAAAACGCGGCTTAAACGCGTGCGCAGTCACAGACCACAACTTTTTGGATGGCGCTTTCAAGATTGCAAAAGAAACCGATTTCCTCATAATCCCCGGCATGGAAGTCTCCAGTGCCCACGGACACATCGTAGCTCTCAACGTCAAAGAACCCGTACCTCGAGGCTTAAGCGCAACTGAAACGGTGGAGCGCATCCACAAAGCTGGAGGAATAGCCATCGCCTGCCACCCATACGTCTTCTTCAAAGGTTGCCTGCGAAACAACGTCTGCGAAGCCTTCGACGCTATAGAAGTGATTAATGCGCGGGCGTTTCCGTTTGGCAGCAGCGTCAGAAAAGCTCAAGAAGCTGCTGAGAGGTTCAGGTTGTCGCGTGTGGCGGGGACGGATGCGCATTATGGGCCGCAGATTGGATACGGCTACACCGAAATCGAAGCTTCAGCACCAACGGTTGAAGCCGTTGTTGAGGCGATTGTGGAGGGACGTTGTTCACCGCATGGGCAAAGGGTGCCTGTTTATTTGAATGCTGCGCAGACGGTCATGAGGTTTAAGCGGATGGTTAAGAAGCTCAGCCATGTATGA
- a CDS encoding LemA family protein, with protein sequence MKTKVIATVAVIIAVIVGATFAALYFTTYNNLVALDASVDEKWAQVEQELQRRYDLIPNVVAAARAYINYEGSILENITRLRSQWMSAAQSGDLDAINSATSQMESGISNLVVTFEAYPDLKASSVVQSLMITLEGTENRISTERMRYNEAVRDYNTAIKVFPANLWSTGWGFTTAAYFQAKVGSTEVPPVDI encoded by the coding sequence ATGAAAACCAAAGTTATCGCAACAGTAGCCGTGATAATAGCAGTTATTGTAGGTGCAACGTTTGCAGCGTTGTACTTCACCACCTACAACAATTTGGTCGCTTTAGACGCCTCAGTAGATGAAAAGTGGGCGCAGGTGGAGCAGGAGCTGCAACGCCGATACGACTTAATCCCCAACGTGGTGGCTGCCGCGCGGGCGTACATCAACTATGAAGGCTCAATCTTAGAGAACATCACAAGACTGAGGAGCCAATGGATGAGTGCAGCACAAAGCGGAGATTTAGACGCAATAAACAGCGCCACCAGCCAGATGGAGTCAGGCATATCAAACTTGGTTGTTACCTTTGAAGCGTACCCTGATCTAAAAGCTTCAAGTGTTGTACAGTCTTTGATGATTACTTTAGAAGGCACAGAAAACAGAATCTCCACCGAACGCATGCGATACAACGAAGCAGTTCGCGACTACAACACCGCCATCAAAGTGTTCCCCGCAAACCTCTGGAGTACAGGATGGGGTTTCACAACTGCGGCGTACTTCCAAGCTAAGGTTGGTTCAACTGAAGTTCCGCCAGTAGATATTTGA
- a CDS encoding TPM domain-containing protein has protein sequence MAKCVYAIIFLSLLLIPATFAVPCNAQLIETEWIDSIENYAYAIDQNTTAEIVVCVFPSLFGHGIKDKSGQEINDIVKLGVHVFNDEALDVLDGTQTGIGKKGKDNGVLVLVALAEQQWRIEVGYGLEGDITDIETNLIAQQYLVPALKEGYLGQGLYDTVVALGEQIPPSNQPASYVRGYYYYESDTTTPKSTPFWLYEIYGLPLWLIILLAILGVGVPVFGGRGRRGGGRSGGGGSSGKW, from the coding sequence TTGGCTAAATGCGTCTACGCCATTATTTTTCTCTCACTTCTGCTGATACCAGCCACTTTTGCAGTCCCATGCAACGCCCAACTCATCGAAACCGAATGGATCGACAGCATCGAAAACTACGCCTACGCAATTGACCAAAACACCACTGCAGAAATCGTCGTTTGTGTGTTTCCCTCACTGTTTGGGCATGGCATAAAAGACAAGTCTGGCCAAGAAATCAATGACATAGTCAAGTTAGGGGTTCATGTTTTCAATGATGAGGCGCTGGATGTTTTGGACGGCACGCAGACGGGAATTGGCAAAAAAGGCAAAGACAACGGAGTGCTGGTGCTAGTTGCACTTGCGGAACAGCAGTGGCGCATCGAAGTGGGCTATGGTTTAGAAGGTGACATAACCGACATAGAGACAAACCTAATTGCGCAACAGTACCTTGTGCCAGCTTTAAAGGAGGGCTACTTGGGTCAAGGCCTATACGATACAGTTGTGGCTCTGGGCGAGCAAATTCCTCCAAGCAACCAACCTGCCAGCTATGTTAGGGGTTACTATTACTATGAAAGCGACACCACCACCCCGAAGTCTACGCCGTTTTGGCTCTACGAAATCTATGGGTTACCGCTGTGGCTGATTATTTTGCTTGCAATCCTCGGCGTAGGTGTGCCTGTTTTTGGTGGCAGAGGCCGAAGAGGCGGTGGTCGCTCAGGTGGCGGTGGCTCTTCGGGTAAATGGTAA
- a CDS encoding glycosyltransferase family 2 protein: protein MKNQPPQKELSILLPAFNEASQIRRCIQAVDAAVRQFCNSYEIIVSEDGSTDGTDKIVAEMAKGNPDLVLLHYPKRLGKGKAIKNAVNASKGRYIAFMDVDLATDLACLPKLFEVAKSRGGMAIGSRHVKGSNVQRHAKRTLFSLSYNVFVRLLFLDGIRDHQCGFKTMSRTLAAVVLSNSRSDGYFFDTEMIVNCKKMGFPVTEVPVNWCEHNKNGSKVNPMRDSKKIMRDMLAFRLNL, encoded by the coding sequence TTGAAGAATCAACCGCCCCAAAAGGAACTCTCCATACTGCTGCCAGCGTTTAACGAGGCATCGCAGATACGGCGGTGCATACAAGCAGTCGATGCGGCGGTTAGACAATTCTGTAATAGCTACGAAATCATCGTTTCCGAAGACGGCAGCACGGATGGCACAGACAAAATCGTCGCCGAAATGGCAAAAGGTAACCCAGATTTGGTTCTACTACATTACCCCAAGCGGCTGGGAAAAGGCAAAGCCATCAAAAACGCCGTCAACGCCTCCAAAGGCAGATACATAGCGTTTATGGATGTGGATTTAGCCACCGATCTTGCCTGTTTGCCAAAACTTTTCGAAGTCGCCAAATCCCGCGGTGGCATGGCAATCGGATCACGGCACGTCAAAGGCTCCAACGTGCAGCGCCACGCCAAAAGAACCCTGTTCAGCCTAAGCTACAACGTTTTTGTACGGCTGCTTTTCCTCGACGGTATACGTGACCATCAGTGCGGCTTTAAAACCATGAGCCGAACCCTCGCCGCAGTGGTCCTTAGCAATTCCCGCTCAGACGGCTACTTTTTTGACACGGAAATGATTGTGAACTGCAAAAAGATGGGGTTCCCAGTAACTGAAGTTCCAGTCAACTGGTGTGAGCACAACAAGAATGGCTCAAAAGTCAACCCCATGAGGGACTCCAAAAAGATAATGCGCGATATGCTGGCTTTTAGACTCAACCTCTAA
- a CDS encoding glycosyltransferase family 39 protein gives MKNQKYRLALLAFLVVFAAAASYELGYMSVQWDEMPHLFGATLLSRGQIWDYMTTYGYYPPLFDLAATGFFALVGVTEVAGRLVAVTFSVLAIWLLFEFTKRTYGQKHALLASVLLGTMPGFFWLSRVTMLETMLIFFFTLVMFAFYTWLNKQDSNRALIFCGLALGIGVLAKYQIIVAALAMLLSVLFLARKHLKRNIGKLVVIGVITVLIVSPWFLAIYHYNGMTKFETIQYVMSEGGQDRPAYSNRFQPLPIFYLVEMTWPFKDIPVHPIALPIFLLGLCGLGLFAYRRNRQDIFFLTWFLVVYVFFSFIPNRQWRYITPLFPIMAISAASFVMFLYGKVERWHPKQVGLKAERLKKLAALSFIALIAGAVAYSGYASYQMTERDQIHIPIKEATAYLAGNLTKDQSAVLVCAYNLLSQDMFRFYLPQNMSSEQIWQYPALAVDAFTPYFNITEFVELCRERNVKYIILYDYGVNAEFFNTTLDYTQVRRMIAETGLFGDPKDQPFWGEYNGWMGYRIFLVRFLG, from the coding sequence GTGAAAAACCAGAAATACAGGTTGGCGTTGCTTGCGTTTCTTGTAGTTTTCGCTGCTGCCGCCAGCTACGAGTTAGGGTACATGTCGGTGCAGTGGGATGAGATGCCTCACCTCTTCGGTGCCACCCTACTAAGCCGCGGACAAATTTGGGATTACATGACCACATACGGCTATTACCCGCCTCTTTTTGACTTAGCCGCAACAGGCTTCTTCGCGTTGGTGGGTGTAACTGAGGTGGCGGGGCGGCTTGTAGCGGTTACGTTTTCGGTTTTGGCGATTTGGCTGCTCTTTGAATTCACCAAGCGCACCTATGGACAAAAACACGCCTTGCTTGCCAGTGTATTGTTGGGGACGATGCCGGGGTTCTTTTGGCTCAGCCGCGTAACCATGCTTGAAACCATGCTCATTTTCTTCTTTACGCTGGTCATGTTTGCCTTCTACACTTGGCTAAACAAGCAAGACAGCAACCGGGCATTGATTTTTTGCGGTTTAGCGTTGGGTATAGGTGTCTTGGCGAAGTACCAGATTATCGTAGCCGCGTTAGCGATGCTACTAAGCGTCCTGTTTTTGGCGCGCAAACACCTAAAGCGCAACATCGGCAAACTCGTCGTAATCGGCGTCATCACTGTTTTGATTGTGTCACCGTGGTTCTTGGCGATTTACCACTATAATGGCATGACTAAATTTGAAACCATACAGTACGTCATGAGCGAAGGCGGACAAGACCGCCCTGCATACAGCAACCGCTTCCAACCCTTGCCCATCTTCTACCTCGTCGAGATGACTTGGCCGTTTAAAGACATCCCCGTCCACCCCATTGCGTTACCCATCTTCCTCTTGGGGTTATGCGGGTTGGGGTTGTTTGCGTACCGTAGAAACCGCCAAGACATCTTCTTCTTAACATGGTTCTTGGTGGTTTATGTTTTCTTTTCGTTCATCCCCAACAGGCAATGGCGCTACATCACGCCGCTGTTTCCCATCATGGCGATTTCAGCTGCAAGTTTTGTCATGTTCCTCTACGGCAAAGTGGAACGGTGGCATCCAAAGCAAGTGGGGCTCAAAGCTGAGCGGCTAAAGAAACTGGCTGCATTATCCTTCATCGCGTTGATTGCAGGTGCCGTAGCTTACAGCGGATACGCCTCATATCAAATGACTGAGCGCGACCAAATCCACATCCCAATAAAAGAGGCAACAGCATATCTCGCAGGCAACTTAACCAAAGACCAATCGGCGGTGTTGGTCTGCGCCTACAACCTCTTGAGCCAAGACATGTTCCGCTTCTATTTACCTCAAAACATGTCCAGTGAACAAATCTGGCAGTACCCCGCGCTTGCCGTAGACGCCTTTACGCCGTACTTTAACATAACGGAGTTTGTGGAGTTGTGCCGCGAGCGAAACGTGAAATATATAATACTCTACGATTACGGCGTCAACGCAGAATTCTTCAACACTACGCTTGATTACACACAGGTGAGGCGGATGATTGCCGAGACAGGTTTGTTCGGTGACCCCAAAGACCAACCGTTCTGGGGCGAATACAACGGTTGGATGGGCTACCGCATATTCCTCGTCCGCTTCTTAGGATAA
- a CDS encoding DNA-binding protein: MDYTEATIGRIFILRLHQGDILHQEIEKLAAQKQIKSALCFFLGGAEDQSKIVVGPKDGNAMPPQPMVTLLKGVHEGAGVGTIFTDESGTPKLHMHASFGRNDNAVTGCVRMGVEVWQIGEVAILELTGGSAKRVKNKATGFEFLETV; the protein is encoded by the coding sequence ATGGACTACACTGAAGCCACCATAGGCAGAATATTCATCCTCCGACTCCACCAAGGAGACATCCTCCACCAAGAAATCGAGAAACTAGCAGCTCAAAAACAAATCAAAAGCGCATTGTGCTTCTTTTTAGGCGGCGCAGAAGACCAAAGCAAAATAGTCGTCGGACCCAAAGACGGCAACGCCATGCCCCCACAACCCATGGTTACGCTACTCAAAGGGGTACATGAAGGCGCTGGAGTCGGCACCATATTCACCGATGAATCAGGCACACCCAAACTCCACATGCATGCAAGCTTCGGGCGCAACGACAACGCAGTCACGGGCTGCGTGCGGATGGGGGTTGAGGTTTGGCAAATAGGCGAAGTCGCCATTTTAGAATTGACGGGTGGCTCTGCGAAGCGTGTTAAAAATAAAGCTACTGGCTTTGAGTTCCTTGAAACCGTCTAG
- a CDS encoding molybdopterin-dependent oxidoreductase, with translation MTHKQNRLPPDQTETDHILRWGTDHPGITTTNPQLKLETYTLTIDGEVENPAKLSWSDFLALPQTVSVSDFHCVEGWSVLGCKWTGVRIRDIEALVKPRDVARAVTFECADNYTTSLFREELAGDDVLLAHKLNDEPLEEGLGFPVRLIVPSKYAYKSALWVVGLKFTRVKELGFWERRGYSDSADVWRNDRYRR, from the coding sequence ATGACTCATAAACAAAACAGGTTACCGCCTGACCAAACAGAAACAGACCACATTCTAAGATGGGGCACCGACCACCCAGGCATAACCACCACCAATCCGCAGCTAAAACTCGAAACATACACCCTCACAATAGACGGCGAAGTCGAAAACCCCGCCAAGCTTAGCTGGTCAGATTTCTTGGCGTTGCCGCAGACCGTTTCTGTTAGCGATTTTCACTGTGTCGAGGGCTGGAGCGTTTTGGGCTGCAAATGGACAGGCGTACGTATCCGCGACATAGAGGCACTCGTCAAACCCCGCGATGTTGCCCGAGCCGTCACGTTTGAATGCGCCGACAACTACACAACCTCCCTTTTCCGAGAGGAACTCGCAGGCGACGATGTACTTTTGGCGCATAAACTAAACGATGAACCTTTAGAGGAGGGGCTTGGGTTTCCTGTGCGGTTAATTGTACCCAGTAAATATGCGTATAAGAGTGCTTTGTGGGTTGTTGGGTTAAAATTTACCCGCGTCAAGGAGTTGGGGTTTTGGGAGCGGCGGGGTTACAGTGACAGCGCCGATGTGTGGCGAAACGACCGCTACCGCCGTTGA
- a CDS encoding HAMP domain-containing protein, translating to MKIKGKMLASYMLIVALFVGIGVAITLNTMKMSEIQANVNKQVEIGNYANAYQKGFQLRSQGLAEVTNDPENAIKDTQTGQTLTAATSEYLSNNLPKDSTLYTVFSLCKQIDTTIITPAVDKAIQAYSSKDMTGFAAQMEIIENANREVDANMDNFQLLVVENVQAATEESQNYANFSVLLSAAGISSIAVVSIVMALVMGNRITNPLKKLTDIAGKVSMGELEHEVKINSKDEIGDLGEAFQRMINAFKMTSAMSQTEE from the coding sequence ATGAAAATCAAAGGAAAAATGTTAGCATCCTATATGCTAATAGTTGCTCTTTTCGTCGGCATAGGCGTTGCCATAACATTAAACACAATGAAAATGAGCGAAATCCAAGCCAACGTAAACAAGCAAGTAGAAATCGGAAACTACGCAAACGCATACCAGAAAGGTTTCCAGCTAAGAAGTCAAGGACTTGCTGAAGTCACAAATGACCCAGAAAACGCAATCAAAGACACACAAACAGGCCAAACCCTGACAGCCGCAACCTCAGAATACCTATCAAATAACCTACCAAAAGACTCAACCCTATACACAGTTTTTAGCTTATGTAAACAAATAGATACAACCATCATAACACCAGCCGTTGACAAAGCAATCCAAGCATACAGTTCAAAAGACATGACTGGTTTTGCTGCACAGATGGAAATCATCGAAAACGCAAATCGCGAAGTCGACGCAAACATGGACAACTTCCAGCTGCTAGTAGTAGAAAACGTGCAAGCTGCAACTGAGGAATCACAGAACTACGCAAACTTTAGTGTACTCCTTTCAGCAGCAGGCATCTCCTCTATTGCAGTCGTGTCAATCGTGATGGCATTAGTCATGGGCAACCGCATCACTAATCCACTCAAAAAACTAACTGACATCGCAGGCAAAGTAAGCATGGGCGAACTTGAACACGAAGTTAAAATCAACAGCAAAGACGAAATCGGCGACTTAGGCGAAGCCTTCCAGAGAATGATAAACGCCTTCAAGATGACAAGTGCAATGAGCCAAACGGAGGAATAA
- the dinB gene encoding DNA polymerase IV, giving the protein MQTRVIMLADFDYFFAQCEELRNPAIKDKPIVVGVYSGRTEDSGAVSTSNYIARKYGVKSGLPLFMAKQKLEGTDAVFFKVDHEYYDEISTKIMNIFRTHASAIEQVSVDEAYLDVTEQVEGSFEKAKDYALKIKADVKAQVGITFTIGVGPNKLVAKIACDSQKPDGLTIIKPDEAEAFLAPLPVDRLLGVGKKTTARMEKMGIKTIRDLANYDCQVLIEVFGKALGIYFHNAANAIDNEPVQEQGEAESISKIGTLKQDTHDLAFILQKTDELTEYVYKEVTAKGYNYKTISIYVVNVDLSSKTRSITLEQPAKDKETILRNVKSLFEKFLSESPLEIRRVGVKVSGFSKEEPKQKQLSFFFGQ; this is encoded by the coding sequence GTGCAGACTCGCGTGATAATGTTGGCTGACTTCGATTACTTCTTTGCCCAATGCGAGGAACTCCGAAACCCAGCTATTAAAGACAAACCCATCGTGGTCGGTGTCTATTCGGGGCGTACCGAAGACAGCGGAGCGGTATCTACCAGTAACTACATCGCCCGCAAATACGGCGTCAAATCAGGGCTCCCACTTTTTATGGCTAAACAGAAACTTGAAGGCACCGACGCGGTTTTCTTCAAGGTTGACCACGAGTACTACGACGAAATCAGCACCAAAATCATGAATATCTTCCGAACCCACGCATCCGCCATCGAACAGGTCAGCGTGGATGAAGCTTATTTGGATGTCACGGAGCAGGTGGAGGGTAGCTTTGAAAAGGCAAAGGATTACGCCCTCAAAATCAAAGCTGACGTGAAAGCACAAGTCGGCATAACTTTCACCATCGGCGTTGGACCCAACAAGCTTGTGGCAAAAATTGCCTGCGACAGCCAAAAACCCGACGGCTTAACCATCATCAAACCCGACGAAGCCGAGGCGTTTCTTGCACCGCTGCCCGTTGACCGACTGCTGGGTGTGGGCAAAAAAACCACCGCCCGAATGGAAAAGATGGGCATAAAAACCATCCGCGACCTAGCAAACTACGACTGCCAAGTGCTCATCGAAGTCTTCGGCAAAGCTCTCGGCATATACTTCCACAACGCCGCCAACGCCATCGACAACGAACCCGTCCAAGAGCAAGGCGAAGCCGAATCCATAAGTAAAATCGGCACCCTAAAACAAGACACACACGACCTCGCTTTTATTCTGCAGAAAACTGACGAACTAACCGAATACGTTTACAAAGAAGTCACAGCCAAAGGCTACAACTACAAAACCATCTCTATCTACGTGGTTAACGTGGATTTAAGTAGCAAAACCCGCTCAATCACGTTAGAGCAACCAGCCAAAGACAAAGAAACAATCCTAAGAAACGTCAAGTCACTGTTTGAAAAGTTCCTCTCTGAGTCGCCGCTGGAAATCCGACGGGTCGGCGTGAAGGTTTCAGGATTCAGCAAAGAAGAACCTAAGCAGAAACAGTTGAGCTTCTTTTTTGGTCAATAA
- a CDS encoding radical SAM protein, with the protein MPLISPFDPWRSSLCTCPAKLTFNPYTGCDHQCLYCYASSYIQNFHEIHPKKELLTTLKREAVKLNGETVSLSNSSDPYPQIEASEGLTRRCLEVLAEYNCRVQIITKSNLVTRDDDLLCKVPATVALTITTDDDNLARIIEPYAPPPSQRIRAAQDLAKAGIPVSVRIDPIIPNLNDQPQKLISDLASIGVKHITASTYKAKPDNWARLAKALPKVMEPLKPLYFQQGERVGGSVLLPKEYRFKLLKGVRDSAVNCGLGFGVCREGLAELNTAACDGSWLMPKAKEVKQCRLA; encoded by the coding sequence TTGCCGCTGATTTCCCCCTTTGACCCATGGCGTTCCAGCCTCTGCACATGCCCAGCCAAGTTGACCTTTAACCCCTACACAGGCTGCGACCACCAATGCCTCTACTGCTACGCATCCAGCTACATCCAAAACTTCCACGAAATTCACCCAAAAAAAGAGCTCCTTACCACGCTAAAGAGGGAAGCAGTAAAACTCAACGGCGAAACCGTATCGCTTTCCAACTCATCCGATCCATACCCTCAAATAGAAGCCTCCGAGGGTTTAACTCGGCGGTGCCTCGAAGTTTTAGCGGAGTACAACTGTCGAGTCCAAATCATAACCAAAAGCAACCTCGTCACCCGAGACGACGACCTGCTCTGCAAGGTGCCCGCCACGGTGGCGCTAACAATAACTACAGATGACGATAACCTCGCTAGAATCATTGAGCCTTACGCGCCGCCGCCAAGCCAGCGGATTAGAGCAGCCCAAGACCTCGCCAAAGCAGGCATCCCCGTCTCCGTCCGCATAGACCCCATCATTCCCAACCTAAACGACCAACCCCAAAAACTCATCTCAGACTTAGCCAGCATCGGCGTCAAACACATAACCGCCTCAACCTACAAAGCCAAACCCGACAACTGGGCACGCCTCGCCAAAGCCTTGCCGAAGGTGATGGAGCCGCTTAAGCCGCTGTATTTTCAGCAGGGTGAACGTGTCGGCGGAAGCGTGCTCTTGCCTAAAGAGTACCGATTCAAGCTTCTCAAGGGTGTGAGGGATTCGGCGGTGAACTGCGGTTTAGGGTTTGGGGTTTGCCGTGAAGGCTTAGCCGAGTTGAATACGGCTGCCTGCGATGGCTCGTGGCTTATGCCTAAAGCAAAGGAGGTTAAACAGTGCAGACTCGCGTGA